One Danio aesculapii chromosome 11, fDanAes4.1, whole genome shotgun sequence genomic region harbors:
- the optc gene encoding opticin, which produces MAIHRQTSKMSLYLVWILLGFSLGAPPTDLDLEAFGLENYDDPDSWDLHYNYDDEDEEVKTVAPPTAVTPPPAVVVPENYVEEVTLPPRPTKSPVPSTLDFKAPGLFGPDTGLGMPTCLLCVCISGSVYCDDSDLTHIPPLPKETTHFYARFNKITEIKATDFINLNQLKRIDLSGNLIGKVNEDAFRSLLQLHDLMMADNNIQALPELPASLKHIDIRNNKLRSSGMHSEAFKEMKDLQFLYLSHNKLDYIPVPLPESLRVLHLQNNNIQSITQDTFCNSHDKNYIRKALEDIRLDGNPVDINLYAQAYFCLPRLPVGTPV; this is translated from the exons ATGTCACTGTATCTCGTTTGGATTCTTCTGGGGTTCAGTCTTGGTGCCCCTCCAACTGATTTAGATCTTGAAGCATTTGGCCTGGAGAATTATGATGACCCAGACTCTTGGGATCTGCACtataattatgatgatgaggatgaggag GTTAAGACAGTAGCTCCTCCAACAGCTGTCACTCCTCCACCTGCTGTGGTTGTTCCTGAAAACTATGTGGAGGAAGTGACTCTGCCGCCTCGTCCCACGAAATCACCTGTTCCTTCAACTCTAGACTTCAAAGCACCAGGCCTGTTTGGACCGGACACAGGCTTAG GTATGCCCACAtgccttctgtgtgtgtgtatcagcggCAGCGTTTACTGCGATGACTCAGATCTGACTCACATTCCCCCTCTTCCCAAAGAAACCACACACTTCTACGCTCGCTTTAACAAGATCACAGAGATCAAGGCCACAGACTTCATCAATCTCA ATCAGTTGAAGCGGATCGACCTAAGTGGAAACCTGATTGGTAAAGTGAACGAGGATGCTTTTCGTTCACTGCTTCAACTTCATGATCTCATGATGGCCGACAACAACATTCAGGCTCTTCCTGAACTCCCAGCTTCCCTCAAGCATATCGACATCCGCAATAATAAGCTGAGGAGTTCAGGCATGCATTCTGAGGCCTTCAAG GAAATGAAGGATCTTCAATTTCTTTACCTGTCACACAACAAGTTAGACTACATTCCCGTACCCCTACCTGAGAGCCTACGAGTGCTCCACCTGCAG AACAACAACATACAGAGCATAACCCAAGACACATTCTGCAACAGCCATGACAAGAACTACATACGGAAAGCTCTGGAGGACATCAGGCTTGACGGCAACCCGGTGGACATCAATCTTTATGCCCAGGCATATTTCTGCTTACCACGATTACCTGTAGGAACTCCAGTCTAG